One Podarcis muralis chromosome 1, rPodMur119.hap1.1, whole genome shotgun sequence genomic window carries:
- the ATP6V1D gene encoding V-type proton ATPase subunit D, with the protein MSGKDRIEVFPSRMAQTIMKARLKGAQTGRNLLKKKSDALTMRFRQILKKIIETKMLMGEVMREAAFSLAEAKFTAGDFSTTVIQNVNKAQVKIRAKKDNVAGVTLPVFEHYQEGGDSYELTGLARGGEQLAKLKRNYAKAVELLVELASLQTSFVTLDEAIKITNRRVNAIEHVIIPRIERTLSYIITELDEREREEFYRLKKIQEKKKILKEKNEKLKELQRAAGQLHEPANLLAEEKDEDLLFE; encoded by the exons ATGTCAGGCAAAGACAGGATCGAGGTTTTCCCTTCGCGGAT GGCTCAGACCATCATGAAGGCCCGTTTGAAAGGAGCCCAGACAGGTCGCAACCTTTTGAAGAAGAAATCTGATGCTCTGACTATGAGATTCCGGCAGattcttaaaaaaattattgag ACAAAGATGTTGATGGGTGAGGTGATGAGAGAAGCAGCCTTTTCTCTTGCTGAGGCAAAGTTCACAGCTGGAGACTTCAG TACAACTGTGATTCAGAATGTGAACAAAGCTCAGGTCAAGATCAGAGCTAAGAAAGACAATGTAGCAG GTGTGACCCTGCCAGTTTTTGAACATTACCAAGAAGGAGGAGACA GTTATGAGCTGACTGGTTTAGCCAGAGGTGGGGAGCAGCTGGCCAAACTGAAAAGGAACTATGCCAAAGCAGTAGAACTCCTTGTGGAATTGGCCTCTCTGCAG ACTTCGTTTGTTACACTAGATGAAGCCATCAAGATAACCAATAGGCGTGTGAATGCTATTGAGCATG TGATTATTCCCAGGATTGAACGTACACTCTCTTATATCATAACTGAGTTGGATGAGCGAGAGCGAGAGGAGTTTTACAG ATTAAAGAAGatccaggagaagaagaagatactGAAAGAAAAGAACGAAAAACTGAAAGAGTTGCAGAGGGCTGCTGGACAGCTGCACGAGCCTGCTAATTTGCTTGCGGAGGAAAAGGATGAGGATCTTCTCTTTGAATAG
- the EIF2S1 gene encoding eukaryotic translation initiation factor 2 subunit 1 — translation MPGLSCRFYQHKFPEVEDVVMVNVRSIAEMGAYVSLLEYNNIEGMILLSELSRRRIRSINKLIRIGRNECVVVIRVDKEKGYIDLSKRRVSPEEAIKCEDKFTKSKTVYSILRHVAEVLEYTKDEQLESLFQRTAWVFDDKYKRPGYGAYDAFKHAVSDPAILDGLDLTEDEKRVLIDNINRRLTPQAVKIRADIEVACYGYEGIDAVKEALRAGLCCSTESMPIKINLIAPPRYVMTTTTLERTEGLSVLSQAMAVIKEKIEEKRGVFNVQMEPKVVTDTDETELARQLERLERENAEVDGDDDAEEMEAKTED, via the exons ATGCCTGGACTAAGTTGTAGGTTTTACCAGCATAAATTTCCAGAAGTTGAAGATGTGGTCATGGTCAACGTCCGCTCCATTGCAGAAATGGGAGCCTATGTTAGCCTACTGGAATACAACAATATCGAGGGCATGATTCTGCTCAGTGAGTTGTCCAGAAGACGTATCCGTTCTATAAACAAACTCATTCGAATTGGAAGAAATGAATGTGTTGTTGTCATAAGGGTGGATAAAGAGAAAG GTTATATTGACTTGTCAAAGAGAAGAGTCTCTCCAGAAGAGGCAATAAAATGTGAAGACAAATTCACCAAATCAAAAACA GTTTACAGCATCCTTCGCCATGTTGCTGAGGTTTTGGAATACACAAAGGATGAACAGCTGGAGAGCCTGTTCCAGAGAACTGCTTGGGTATTTGATGACAAGTATAAAAGGCCTGGATATGGTGCATATGATGCTTTCAAGCATGCAGTGTC GGATCCTGCAATCCTTGATGGACTAGATCTGACAGAAGATGAGAAGCGTGTGCTAATTGATAATATCAATAGGCGCCTGACACCACAAGCAGTCAAAATTCGAGCAG ATATTGAAGTTGCCTGTTATGGCTATGAGGGTATTGATGCAGTGAAAGAAGCTCTCAGAGCTGGCCTGTGCTGTTCCACAGAAAGCATGCCTATCAAA ATTAATCTGATAGCTCCTCCTCGATATGTGATGACCACAACAACACTGGAGAGGACTGAAGGCCTTTCTGTCCTTAGCCAAGCCATGGCTGTTATCAAAGAAAAGATTGAAGAGAAAAGGGGAGTCTTCAATGTGCAGATGGAA CCCAAGGTGGTTACTGACACTGATGAGACTGAGCTTGCAAGACAGCTGGAAAGATTGGAGCGTGAGAATGCTGAAGTGGATGGAGATGATGATGCCgaggaaatggaagcaaaaacTGAAGACTAA